The Kordia sp. SMS9 DNA window ACGAAATCAAAGCACTATTTGAAGAAACCAAAGAAAAAAGAGCGCCATTACTAGCACTTTGTGATGCTATCAATGAACTCAATACGCTATTGCAAACAGAAGCCACAGGATATTCACTAAACGATTTGTATGAAAAAGTGCCAGCGCCACTGCAAGGTTATGTAGAATTGTATTATGACCTAAACAATCATCCAAACTTCCGATTCTTTGAAAGCTTGCTGTACAAAAGTGAATACTATGATGAAAGTACGCAATCAATCTCTTTGCAAATGATTGATGCCGATGATGCACGCTCGTTTGTACTGAGTACTCCACGTTTAGACGATGAACTTATGATTCATTTAAACATTCCATTTAAAGAAAATATCATTGAAGAACTCTTTAAAATGAAGCGAATTCCAAGTTCGTATGAAGCCATCAAGGAAAAACTCAACATTCCGGAAGACAAAGAAGCATTATTCAAAAGCTTTTTCACCACGGAAGCGCCCACAACATACATTCCGTATACGGGAACAGGCATTCGTACGCGGTATTTCGGACATGCATGTGTATTGGTAGAAACGGACGAAGTATCCATCTTGGTAGATCCTGTAATTAGTTATGATGGTTACGAATCTGACGTGAATAGATACACAATTAACGATCTTCCCGAAACAATAGATTATGTACTAATTACGCACAATCATCAAGATCATATTCTGTTGGAAACCTTATTGCAACTCCGACACTGTATCAAAAATATCATTGTGCCTTCTAGCGGAAAAGGAAACTTACAAGATCCAGGATTAAAACTCATGTTCAACAATATCGGGTTTCACAACATTATAGAATTGGATGATATGGAATCCATCACTTTGGACAAATGCACCATCACAGGATTGCCGTTTTTAGGCGAACATTCAGATTTAGATGTACGAAGCAAACTCTGTTATCACATCAAACTGCACAATGACTTTAGCGTATTATTTGCTGCCGATTCTTGCAATGTAGAACCCAAAGTATACGAACGTGTACAGCAAATTGTTGGAAACGCCGATGTTATATTTTTAGGAATGGAATGCGATGGCGCGCCACTTTCATGGTTGTACGGTCCGTTAATGCCCAAAAAATTGCAGCGCGACAAAGACAACTCAAGGCGTTTGGCAGGTTGTAACTATGAACAAGCAAAACGATTCATCAACATCTTCAACCCGAAAAATGTATTTGTGTATGCGATGGGACTCGAACCTTGGTTAGAATTCATCAGTTCGCTAAAATATACAGACGAATCGCGTCCTATCGTAGAATCAAATCTGCTATTAGACGATTGCAACCAACGCGCAATTGTAGCAGAACGATTGTTTGGAGAAAAAACAATTGAATATTAGTAAATTCATTCATTACAGCATACGTGGAAAACATAACAAACATACTTTCTGAATTACAAAAAGAAGGCATCAAGCTGAAACTAAAAGGTGATGGAATTCAAGTGATTTCACTCAAAAAAAAGCTTGCGCCAGATACAATTCGCACAATAAAAGCGAACAAACAGGCATTGATCAATCACTTGCAAAAAATGCAGGAATCTCAAAAATTCTTGCACATTCCCAAGCTGGAACCGCAAGAAAACTATCCACTTTCTCCAGGACAGCAACGTATTTGGATTCTCAGTCAATTTAAAGAAGGCATGTTGGCCTATCACATGCCGCAATTTGAATATTTATCAGGAGAAATCAACCTTACCAACTTTCGTCGTGCAGTAGCAGCCGTTATTGCGCGTCACGAAATACTAAGAACTGTTTTTAAGCAAGATGAAAATGGTATCGTACGCCAGTGGATTATTCCCGTAAGTGAATGTTCGTGCGAATTGGGATACCTAGATTTTAGCACAGAACTATGTCCCGAAAAAGTATTTGAAACCTACCGAATTATTGAAGCAAATCAGCCATTTAAACTTGAGGAAGGTCCATTATACAGAGGAAGTGTCATTAAATTGTCTGAGTCAAATTTTGTATTCTACTTAAACATACATCACATCATTGGCGATGCGTGGTCGTTAAAAGTGTTTCGCGATGATATCATGAGCTACTACCAGCATTATCAATTTGAAACGCCTTTGCAACTAACACCGTTGCGCATTCATTACAAAGACTACAGTGCTTGGCAAATTTCATTGCAAGAAAGCGAACGTTACAAATTGCATCAAACGTATTGGAAAGAAATTTTTAACGATGAAATTCCAGTATTCAATCTTCCCACACGGAAAAAACGCCCAAAAATTAAAACCTACGATGGTACAGGTTGGGAAGCAAAACTTCCCACAAGTTTGCACAACGCGATTCAACAATTTACAAAAGAGCAGGGCGGAAGCGCATTCATGGTTTTATTAGCCGCTTGGAATGCCATAAGTTATCGCTATACAGATGCAAAAGATCAAATTACAGGAACGCCCGTTTCTGGCAGAGTACACAAGGAACTGGAAAATCAGATTGGGTTTTACATCAATACTTTGGCATTGCAAAACAAAATTGAAGATGCTGATACTTTTCAAACTTTGTACAAACGCGTCAAAGAAAATACGCTAGAAGCTTACAATCATCAAGAATATCCTTTTGATAAATTAATGGACGATGTATCGTTGCATTATGACGCGAGTAGAAATCCACTATTTGATGTGCTTTTTACGCTGCATCAAGCAGAAGAACCAACGCAAACCTCAGAAATCACTACGGAACTAAAGGAGATATATACAATTCCTATAAAATTTGATATTGAATTTGCGTTTCATCAAGCAGAAAACCATACGCGTTACACGTTTTTATACAATGAATATGTGTATGATGC harbors:
- a CDS encoding MBL fold metallo-hydrolase; amino-acid sequence: MEVYLKLNVVLEALIDRWYAWSHLVSPATAAMNIKDRHLKIMQSYLRNPKIHAAAVKKPEMLGGPFIDYDGGRVDEIKALFEETKEKRAPLLALCDAINELNTLLQTEATGYSLNDLYEKVPAPLQGYVELYYDLNNHPNFRFFESLLYKSEYYDESTQSISLQMIDADDARSFVLSTPRLDDELMIHLNIPFKENIIEELFKMKRIPSSYEAIKEKLNIPEDKEALFKSFFTTEAPTTYIPYTGTGIRTRYFGHACVLVETDEVSILVDPVISYDGYESDVNRYTINDLPETIDYVLITHNHQDHILLETLLQLRHCIKNIIVPSSGKGNLQDPGLKLMFNNIGFHNIIELDDMESITLDKCTITGLPFLGEHSDLDVRSKLCYHIKLHNDFSVLFAADSCNVEPKVYERVQQIVGNADVIFLGMECDGAPLSWLYGPLMPKKLQRDKDNSRRLAGCNYEQAKRFINIFNPKNVFVYAMGLEPWLEFISSLKYTDESRPIVESNLLLDDCNQRAIVAERLFGEKTIEY